gaaatcctgaacacccgggaagaacacgaggcaagggcgttgttCCGTGGTATGGGGGCTTTTCGGACTGGAACGCCGACTACAGAAGCCGTGTGAGAAGGAAGATGGAagtggagaagaagaggaagctggaggaggagcagaggaagcaggaagcagaacgccttcaaggcctagaatcagcgcacgcggacttggcactcaaattccagcggcagcagcagcagatcgactcacttagccaggaaagggggtctcagcagcgacAACAGCTAGCCGATGATCCAGCATTGgttagcaccgtcccatccatgtcGAGAACCAGcgtggttccgccccgggcgacgcactgctggatagataccctatggatgacatcatggagaacactaactgtgagctacacttcaaaatgaagaacatatccatgaaggtggcggacgtagtttcttatacaaatccccccgaagcaaccttccattgcaactcgattccagccggctatgctcgtgtcgtggttgatgaggtggtggaccaatattcggggctagagcttgacattcctggaggtgacgaggagcacacactggaagaggccatacatcgtatcatcctatggagaaaggattgcatcatctttcgaaggccaccgacactgcgtcagccgactcctccttgaagtccgccaccgcgtcagcagactcccgctcctccaagtcgaccaacgcgtcaggccactcctcctcctccaagtccggcacagcgtcaggccactcctcctgcttcaagtccggcacagcgtcaggccactcctcctgcttcaagtccggcaccgcgtctggccactcctcctgctccaactcagcTACGTCAGCCGTCTTCGCCGCCTTAGCAATCGCGGAAGAGagccgccgcagctatggtgcgtagcggtacaagttgaggtagtacaggaggtacaggcggaggcaagcgatttcaatatggtccaagcctcgctcCTATTCCTCAGAgaccttacgacatgaccgaggagcaaaacacagccatagtgaaggcccaagtggacgcccattttggaccaaaaccgccaccaccgccaaaggagaaagtgcctgagaaagtcgttgaccactttattcatatggcaagaaaaccagctcccaagcccgttgactcagactatgagtgccaaatcaggaaggcacatcgagcacgactacaaaAGGAGTCGAGCTCAAGCTCGAGCCAAGCAGCtggcaaaaaatgcgggaaaaccattccccagctgggagaacaggcggtgcaatcgaccccccccccccccccgcttgttgtaCCAACACATGAGAGTACCGGCGCCGGTCAGCTGGTAATAACCGATGAGCATAGAAGGCAGGCTGAAATGCTCggtatcactgttggacaactcctcgagatcgagcccatgtctccgcttagagaggaggacataaaacggaaatatgtccgcggtgaacctttggtcgagcctgaggaggtcaagaacctcccaacgagaatatatgaattgcatgattggtacatgaaaattaccaagagttccaatcgagagtccctcatggtgaacgTCAAGGAAGAGCATTACTTCCATAAGCTAACTCTGTctgttgagtattcagaactatttcagttattcaatcaagacgcactcgacaaatctctcgtcagttgctattgtctgtaagtaatgtgatttctttctgtaattgaagtctcaagctagctgtagtgttcattgatcgatcattacctgtaattatcctcactatatcttttctgtggtattatgcaggatgaagatgtatgaaatgaaaaaaaaactggacgctatggcattgggttcattgacccaaataccattaatgaagacacatggaaattggaatggtataaagcagatgtagagaaaaacatgctagagttcttgaagcgcctcaataccaatgaagatatactacttccttacaacttcttgtgagtcacactgtcttgtactacaaattctgtttttgcttactagctagctagatgctaataattaagtgtataggatttagggtagttgatgagtgttatgcacatgcccgcttaattaagacatgcaaacATGTGCGCATGCAGTTACCACTGAATCTTGTTAatcattaaagttgaagaaggaacagttgaagtactagactcactacttaaaaaacaAAGTGACTACACCATCTTGAAGGGGATAGTtgacaggtaatttcaatcattattaactatatctcggcctatttagttcgtcatttcctgatatcaatatttaataactcctttattcattttctttgccgaCGGGCAGGGCTTGGGAAAAGTTTATCAACGTGACTCCAGGCCAATGGCGAGTTGTATTGGtttcgacccaaggtaagtaattaagtagtattagctagctaccatctctttaattcttgtttcaataccattaattatcatgcttgattaattattatctgattaaattccaTTCTCGTAAAgaccctgaagcaggcgccggagACTGAactgtgtgcatactacgtttgcgagaacattcgcatgatggcatccgaaaggagcaaatctgatagACAGCTATGGGTACGGTCCTTGATaacactattcacaatttttatatcattatcgatatctagtcacacaactaatacatatgcatattgatctccttcttaacagttcaatgaggtgcgggagcagctcctaccaacggagcgcatacaagcacttcaagaggaaatagcgggatttttgcttgaccaggtcatagatcccaaaggagaataccattacccgctaccgcccccatgaaccactcccaattgccatcgtgctccgaaggcaccaaggcaaatGCAACTGGCTCcgaaggcaacatgtaggagaaattgtatatatatacacatgtgtatgtgtgaataatggtggttttctatgagaaattctatttatatatatgcataacgtgtacaatatgtagtatcttaaaataccagcaaacaaaaaagaattaaatggaaaacacaaaattaaaggaaaaaaatcatgaacccaaaaccccccaaaccttttagtaccagttggtgttaccaactggtactaaagggctccccgcccccggcgctggctcgtgccacgtggtggccctttagcggcggttgtgcagaaccggtactaaagggggacctttagtgccggttacagaaccggcactaaagggccttacgaaccggtgctatagcccggttctgcactagtgacaGTACTACTTATCTAGTGGTAATGTTGAAAACAGGTTCAGAAGCAGTATTATTCTAATGCCCTTAGCCTGGTAGGCAAATTACTCGCAAATCTATACAAGGGTGCGACCAAATTCATTTAAGTAAACTCAACTTTAATAAAAGACCAACTAGTAGGCAACCGAAGGGTGTTGATCATTAGCACAATTTCTAGCTGATAGCACACCTTAAAGTATACAGAAGCACCTTGACGTATACAGAAGCATCTCCATGCGGAAGACAATCTTCAGGCATCAACACCATTTACAAAATGAGCACAAGACAGTGCAATCTTCAGGCATCAACGCTGTCTACGGCTGTCCGAAGGGGTCGGCCACACTGACAAATCATGGATAAGCTTGTTGACATGGTACTCTGTCAGTATGAAGTAGTCCTGAATTCAAACCGAGCTTCTCGGGAAGCTCTGTTTTCCACTTGTAGCAGCTTGTGTTTAGAAGCCACCGTTCCACTGCTGTAGTGATTTTTTACTTCAAATTCAATTTTGTCTAGCACCTTTGCATTCAATACAAAGAACCTCGCAAAGTCAACCTGTTTGCCATAGCCCTTAAACGACTTAAACACCACTTTTTTTAGATGGGTCTCAAGGCATTCGATTGGATTTAGTGGGTCATACTGAGGCTCATTTTCGTCATTCATCTCACGGTTTGTATGAAACTGCAAAACAGGAAGGAGAGGCACATGTCAAAGCTGTTGCTAACTACGTAGAATTTTATAGTATGTCAAACAAATCAAACATTTCAAGAAAGCAAAGATGATTACTCACAATAACACAGAGCTTTTCCAAACAGGGGAACCACCTAAGGATGTTAAGAACTGCATGCAATTTCTGCTCAGAAGACTTGAGAGCTAAAACCTTCAAGGTGCGCATCGAGTTTGTTGAGCTGACTGGGCTTATTCCCTGGAGAAAACAAACAATGAACATCAAAAATATTATCTCCATGTATGAATGCTGACAGCAAGATTCGAAGATGGCGCTGACCCTACCTGGAAGAGTAGGAGCTTGGAGTCGACCACAAAGAAAGGGCCCAATATCTCCAGATTAGGCGCCCTAATCACCCTGATAGTCACACTATCATTTCTCTCACAATAAGGCACCAGTAACCTTACAAGGCGAGGAGCATCCTCGATAATCAGTTCCACGGTTTCACCATAGCTATGACGGAAGATGATGGTCCTGATGGTCGGCGAGCGAAGACGGAGACAACCCACAGCGCGAACTTTGGTCATGTATAAACTCTCCAAGGCATGGCAGCCGGAGAGCAGTCTGGGGAAGAGGTCGGCTGAGATGGAAACGCAAAATAGGGAGAGCTTCTTGAGGAACGGGAAATTGATCATGGCCGGCTCGAAATCACAATGGCTGATCTTGGCAACAAGGATGTTGGATGCAGAGGGGAGCACCGATGCCAGCAGCGGGGGTTTGGCGTAGCTGACATCGAGCTCCTGGACGTTGGCGAGGGCGCGGGAGCGAAGCCAGCTCTCCGCCTGGGCGCAGAGGTCGTCTGCGCCGTGGCAGTGGAAGGAGAATCGGCGTGCGGGGCCAGGGTGCTGGGAGATTATCTGGGAGACGGCGGAGGGTGGGACGCCCGGGGGGCGGGTGCTGACCTCAAGGTTGAGAGGCGCGGAGCGCCAGAGGTGGCGCCATCGGCGGGAGAGGACCGGCGTGCGGCCGCCGTCcttggtggggaggagggagatgatggtGCCGAGGACGGCGTCGGGGAGCCAGCTGATGAAATCGCCGGCGGTGTCGTCGCAGTCGCCACTCCGTGCCCGCTTCCCTGCGGTCCCATGGGATTCGGCAGCCGCAGCCTCCTTATTATTCTCCATGGCCGGACGGAAAGATCTGGGGTCAATACTTCGCCGGCGGGGAACGGAGCGGGGATGGAGCGCGACGGAGAGACTGCGGATCTTGGGGAGTGGTGCCTCCTATTTAACTGAAAAGAAATCGATGAACTGAACCATCATCGAAAGTAACTGGCATCTTCTACGCAGTTTGCCATCAGAAACTGTAGGTATGATATTACCCCTGATCACCttgccaaaaaaaagagaagaaaaatgaGCCAGTCCAGTGAGAGCATCGCAGCAGTCTCCTCGAAAATCTCTTTCACGTGATGTGCATTTAGGGGCTCTCCTAATACTATTCCCAAATGATAAACGTCACACGTCAGGTGTGTGGCACTTCGACTCTAACGTTTTTGATAACAATTTCAGTTACGCAAGAATGACAAATTCCAGTAACATACGACAAGTTTCTGTAAAAAATAAACTGAAGCACGAAAATTGTCATGCTTCCAACTAAATGAAGCATGAAAGTTGTCATGCTTCCAACTAAATGAAGCATGGAAGTTGTCATGCTTCAAGTTGTCATTGTGTAACTAAATTTGCCATAAAAATGTTTGGAGTTGTTATGTGCTCGCATCTGACATGTGACACTTCTCAGGGTCCTACATTTATTGGAAGAGAAAAGTGTGCCGCCGTAGTTTCTTTATAAATCTCCCCCTATAATATACCCTGGCATACTATTTtatcttctctttctttcttgcagcACGGCTGAGCGGGCAATGGTGAGAGACGGAGTGAGAGGCCAGCGGTGCTGCGGCACGAGGGCGAGGACGGGCGGCCGCGGTGGCGCCACCGCACGCCATGGTCAATGGCGGAAGGGCACGCTGACATGGCACGGGTTCAAATATTATTGGAACAGTTGCAACTCTCTTTCTATTTGAGGAGAGATGAGGAGCTTTTCGGGAGAGATCCAAAAAAATTGGATGCTGGAGCAGGTTTTTTTATCCTCAATGACCCCTGTTTCTGCATTTTTTTTCGGGGAAGATGGAAACTGGTGGAGATGCTCTAAAGAAACTTATATGATTAATTCAAAATTCACGTGTGGATTTTTTGAGAGAAATAGTAGGACTCTGTTGTGTATTTTTATTAAGATTTAATAAATAAATCATTGTTCGATACAAACAAAAAATACATGAAAATAAGAAGTACCCCCTTTGTAAAGAAATATGAGAGTTTTTAGACGAATATCCATTTCGGAGTCCGGACTCATGTGGACCAGGTCAagaaaaaaattcacaaaaaatacaaaaaaaatccATTTTTTTGCATGGTAGATAATTTGGTGCGTGATCTGCGCTTCAAATTTTAGATCATTTGGACATATGAGTAGCTCTCAGAAAAAAAAGACAAATTGGGTCAGACCAATACATAAACAGTAAACTCTTTACAGACCTCAAATTTGTCTTTTGTACCGAGAACTACTCAGATGTCCAAATAATCTAAAATTTGGAGCATACTTCACACACCAAATTATCTACCATGCAAAAAaattagatttttatttattttttctagTATTAGTTTAGAATTTTTTTCTTCAACAGGGGTGCTGATGAGTCTGGGGACCGAATCGTTGTTCccgcgtttagatcactactttaatgATCTAAAGACTCTTATATTTTTTTATGGAGGGAGTATAATATAATGCACGACAACAAGAGAGAAAGCTCTGTCTGAAAGCTGTGCCCCAATCTGGTAAGTTGCTGTATTCCTGTCTCTTGGCTCTGGAAATGGTCCACTGAAGCTCCTCTTTAAAAAAGTTCCTGCAAGTGTAGAGATTGGGAGGAATGCCTTTACATATAAAATCATTCTTGGTAATCCAGATGGACCAGCCAATAAGGATGATAATCTCGAAAGAGAAAGGGACATGTAACAATTGTTGGAGGTTATCAGTCTGCATCTCTGGATGCCTTGAAAAGTTGAGTCCAGTTAGGGCCCGCACATTTGAGAAAATGGGCAGATGAAAAAAGAGGTGATCCCTAGTCTCGATAATTTGCCTGCCACACATAACACAACCATAGTCAGGAAGAAATTATTAgtattattttattattatttatgcTGAAGCATGGGTCTTGTGTTCAGACGATTGTATCTGAGCAACCAAAAGAAAATTTTGTGCTTTAGCAGACAGCAAGTCTTCCATATCTTTCTAAGCGCCGGTAGGACTCATGATCAATAGTTAACTCATTATAGGCATGAGAAACCTGGAACCGAGTGGCACCAGAGTTCATGTGTGGATTTGATATGAAACACCACAACTAACAAATTTGATTCCTGGCATAACATCAGCCATACATATAGAACTAAATGCAAACTTTATTTTTTCTGTGTTTAATTCCTCTAGtaaaaaagaagaaacaagacCCTCCTTTGAATGTAATTCCTGCAAGCTGCTACGTACCTCACACTGAAGTTGATAATGATAACAGAAAACTCAAAAACTGTCAGTTATCCCTTTGGTTCCTGGTATTTTGAGAATAACAAGATGCTTCTAGTAATAGGATGATTATTTAAGATTTAGAGGAAGCCAGATGTGAAATGTTTCGAGCAAGTAACAGGAAAAGTAGAGTTGTTGATATAGTTGGTACATCTAAAGCTTTAAATTCTGACAATGAAAATGAGCAGGATTTCTGTTCTGATGATGAGGATCAAGGTGAAGCTAATGATGATATCGATAGTGTTGTTAGGAGTATTGATGTTGGTTCAGGTAGTAACAGGAAACGGAGACTTTAGTAAAGGAATATATGTGAATAAAAGTTGATGGCGAATTAGGGGCTGTTCAGATTTCGCCCAAGCCAGCTGGACAAACATAGGGTAAGCCAAATTATTTGGCGAGAGAAACCGCCGCCTCGGTTTTGTGAGCTCTTGGCTACCATCCAAACAGCCCCTTAATGGTACAAAATGGTCATTTCCTATATGGTCACTGGCTTGAAATATATATCAAAATGATCTAAGTTAGCATCTCAATAAAAGGTAGGATGTGTCGATTTGGACAAAGCAAAGTAAGGGTTACTCCTGGAAGATATATCACAGGAATAGCTTCGCGCACACGACGTTATCTGGACGACATGTGGACGATGGCAGATCTCACGTCCTTAGTTATGGACGAATCTAATCTATCGGTGATTAGCTAGTGTCATGCATGCATCGGCCTAAAAATCGTCGGCTGTGTAGCACTGCTCATATATCATTGTGACCAATCATGCATATCTTGAAAGATAAGTATCTTAATTGCATATAAACGCCACAATATTtggctactaacatttttcatgTATTTGTGCGTGAGGACCCTGGGAGGATCTCACGAACAAATTCGGCAGCAGATGGGGAATTGGAAATAGTTGGGAGAGAAATAGAGCAGCAGGTAAGTTCAGAACTTCATTTTCTTCAGAGATACGGATTCGGTACAGGGTTCAGGATCAAATAGCCAACACCTCTCCATGGGCACAGCCAGCTAGACTTGGCCTGCCACGAAACACACTGGTAGGTGGGACCGTGGCGTCAGAACCTTGCTGTCCGTCGATGCCATGGACTGCCTCAGAGGCTGGGTGGTGACATTGTGCCCCCCAAAAAACATTTCCCCTTGCTACCAATTTACCAGAACCCACAAGTCACAAGGTTTACTGCAAGTTCTTTCATGTCCGTGGGAAAGAAATATGCATATCCAGCGACGAAATGTCGTCAATTCCATCAAAACCACTGACGGTACATTTCAGGGTCTCAAGCCTCTCTTATGTACAACAGTGCGTAGGGTACCCCATACACAGTGACAGCGATCCAGCAACAATCTGGTTTCTGCAAGCTACAAAAGATGTACTTGTCTAGCAGTAGTAATGTTGAAAACAGGTTAAGAAGCAGTATACATCAAGAATCCCTGGCAAAGCCAACACTATTTACAGGTCCTTAGCATGACTGTTAGGAAAATTACTTGCAAGTATGTACAAGGATGCGACCAATTTCATTTCAGTAAACTCAACTTGAATAACAGGTCAACCAGTAGGCAACCGAAGCA
The sequence above is a segment of the Aegilops tauschii subsp. strangulata cultivar AL8/78 chromosome 6, Aet v6.0, whole genome shotgun sequence genome. Coding sequences within it:
- the LOC109735757 gene encoding F-box/LRR-repeat protein At3g03360-like; the encoded protein is MENNKEAAAAESHGTAGKRARSGDCDDTAGDFISWLPDAVLGTIISLLPTKDGGRTPVLSRRWRHLWRSAPLNLEVSTRPPGVPPSAVSQIISQHPGPARRFSFHCHGADDLCAQAESWLRSRALANVQELDVSYAKPPLLASVLPSASNILVAKISHCDFEPAMINFPFLKKLSLFCVSISADLFPRLLSGCHALESLYMTKVRAVGCLRLRSPTIRTIIFRHSYGETVELIIEDAPRLVRLLVPYCERNDSVTIRVIRAPNLEILGPFFVVDSKLLLFQGISPVSSTNSMRTLKVLALKSSEQKLHAVLNILRWFPCLEKLCVIFHTNREMNDENEPQYDPLNPIECLETHLKKVVFKSFKGYGKQVDFARFFVLNAKVLDKIEFEVKNHYSSGTVASKHKLLQVENRASREARFEFRTTSY